The following are encoded in a window of Streptococcus pasteurianus genomic DNA:
- a CDS encoding GNAT family N-acetyltransferase, protein MQLRRPELSDKAAVIDMMKEFEASQSAHDGGFWSVDNFVYEDWIERNQLSEMGIDVPSTFVPAIQFVSFGDNGRALGFLHLRLCLNDNLLNKGGHIGYSIRPSERHKGLAKEQLHLGLLEAKKKNIKQALVTCHMDNIASRKVILANGGVLEDVRESTERYWINLDEE, encoded by the coding sequence ATGCAATTACGAAGACCTGAATTATCAGATAAAGCAGCTGTTATTGACATGATGAAAGAATTTGAGGCAAGTCAATCTGCTCATGATGGCGGTTTTTGGTCTGTGGATAACTTTGTTTATGAGGACTGGATTGAAAGAAATCAATTAAGTGAAATGGGTATTGATGTGCCGTCAACGTTTGTTCCAGCGATTCAATTTGTTTCTTTTGGTGATAACGGAAGGGCTCTAGGATTTTTGCATTTACGTTTATGTCTAAATGATAATCTCTTAAATAAGGGGGGACATATTGGGTATTCGATTCGTCCGTCAGAGCGTCATAAGGGATTGGCTAAGGAACAGCTTCATCTAGGTTTACTAGAAGCTAAAAAGAAAAATATCAAGCAAGCTTTGGTGACTTGTCACATGGATAATATTGCTAGCCGAAAAGTGATTTTGGCAAATGGTGGTGTTTTAGAGGATGTCCGTGAGTCAACCGAGCGTTATTGGATAAATTTGGATGAAGAATAA
- the nrdG gene encoding anaerobic ribonucleoside-triphosphate reductase activating protein: MEEKNWNTPEPGEWKSEELSQGRIIDYKAFNFVDGEGVRNSLYVSGCMFHCKGCYNAATWSFKAGMPYTQELEEQIMADLAQPYVQGLTLLGGEPFLNTGILLPLIKRVRRELPEKDIWSWTGYTWEEMMQETPDKLEMLSLIDILVDGRFDITKKNLMLQFRGSSNQRIIDVQKSLKAGEVVIWDKLNDGDQKFEQVSRDDLI; this comes from the coding sequence ATGGAAGAAAAAAATTGGAATACTCCCGAGCCTGGTGAATGGAAGTCAGAGGAATTAAGTCAAGGACGAATCATTGACTACAAAGCTTTTAACTTTGTTGACGGTGAGGGTGTACGCAATTCTCTTTATGTTTCTGGGTGTATGTTTCACTGCAAAGGATGCTACAATGCGGCAACGTGGTCTTTCAAGGCTGGTATGCCTTATACACAAGAGCTTGAAGAGCAAATCATGGCTGATTTGGCACAACCTTATGTTCAAGGGCTAACGCTTCTTGGTGGTGAACCATTTCTTAATACGGGGATTCTGTTGCCATTAATCAAACGTGTGCGTCGTGAATTGCCTGAAAAGGACATTTGGTCTTGGACAGGTTATACATGGGAAGAAATGATGCAAGAAACGCCAGATAAGCTGGAAATGCTTAGCTTAATCGATATTTTGGTTGACGGACGTTTTGATATTACCAAGAAAAATTTAATGTTGCAATTCCGTGGTTCTTCTAATCAACGTATCATTGACGTTCAAAAGTCGTTGAAAGCTGGTGAGGTTGTCATTTGGGATAAATTAAATGACGGTGACCAAAAGTTTGAACAAGTCAGCCGTGATGATTTAATTTAA
- the ruvB gene encoding Holliday junction branch migration DNA helicase RuvB, translating to MSRILDNDIMGDEEFAERTLRPQFLKEYIGQDKVKNQLKIFIEAAKLRDESLDHVLLFGPPGLGKTTMAFVITNELGVNLKQTSGPAIEKAGDLVAILNDLEPGDVLFIDEIHRMPMAVEEVLYSAMEDFYIDIMIGNGETSRSVHLDLPPFTLIGATTRAGMLSNPLRARFGITGHMEYYDVEDLTEIVERTADIFEMEIVHEAAQELARRSRGTPRIANRLLKRVRDYAQIMGDGIITKDITDKALTMLDVDHEGLDYIDQKILRTMIEVYNGGPVGLGTLSVNIAEERDTVEDMYEPYLIQKGFIMRTRTGRVATEKAYEHLGYPYSEK from the coding sequence ATGAGCAGAATTTTAGATAATGATATTATGGGTGATGAGGAATTTGCGGAGCGCACGCTTCGTCCTCAGTTTTTAAAAGAATATATCGGACAAGATAAGGTTAAAAATCAGCTAAAAATCTTTATTGAGGCAGCAAAATTACGTGACGAGTCTTTGGACCATGTGCTATTGTTTGGACCTCCAGGTCTTGGTAAAACGACAATGGCATTTGTGATTACTAATGAATTAGGGGTGAATTTAAAACAGACATCTGGACCTGCTATCGAAAAAGCTGGTGATTTGGTTGCTATCTTGAATGATTTGGAACCTGGTGATGTGCTTTTTATTGACGAAATTCATCGTATGCCAATGGCTGTGGAAGAAGTACTTTATAGCGCCATGGAAGATTTTTATATTGACATCATGATTGGCAATGGCGAGACTAGTCGTAGTGTTCACTTGGATTTACCGCCGTTTACCCTGATTGGTGCGACAACACGTGCTGGTATGCTTTCTAATCCTTTACGTGCTCGTTTTGGCATTACTGGGCATATGGAATACTATGACGTTGAAGATTTGACAGAAATTGTTGAACGCACGGCAGATATTTTTGAAATGGAAATTGTCCATGAAGCTGCCCAAGAATTGGCACGACGTAGTCGTGGAACACCTCGTATTGCTAATCGTCTCTTAAAACGTGTACGTGATTACGCCCAAATTATGGGAGATGGTATTATCACAAAAGATATTACCGATAAAGCATTGACGATGTTAGATGTTGACCATGAGGGGCTTGATTACATTGACCAGAAAATTTTGCGTACCATGATTGAGGTTTATAACGGTGGTCCTGTCGGTTTAGGAACGCTATCCGTTAATATCGCTGAAGAGCGTGATACTGTTGAGGATATGTATGAGCCGTATTTGATTCAAAAAGGCTTTATTATGCGCACTCGTACTGGTCGTGTGGCAACTGAAAAAGCTTATGAACATTTGGGCTATCCTTATTCGGAAAAATAA